A section of the Paenibacillus aurantius genome encodes:
- a CDS encoding ABC transporter substrate-binding protein translates to MRKNLQKAGSLLLAGVLALGLAACAKKEEPAASGTPAGKPADKPLTELTVLLDWYPNAVHSFLFAAEEQGYFKEAGLKVNLQTPADTNDALKLLAADKADLAISYQMQVALSRAEGIPIVSVASIVRHPLNQVFASEKSGIKSAKDLAGHKVGYPSFPIDQDKVTTMVKADGGDPSKVQFIDVGYDLIPAMTTGKVDAIIGGYINHEKLLLEKEGIKLVALDPAKFGVPDYYELVLTASENGLKSKGDAIKAFWQAARKGQEYTAKNPDKALKTVLDKQNKEFELDPEIEKKSLQVLLPLMDNGKDKFGSQTEASWQSVIDWMKKNGSLKGDVKAADAFRNLE, encoded by the coding sequence ATGAGAAAAAATTTACAAAAAGCAGGCTCGCTCCTGCTGGCCGGCGTGCTGGCCTTAGGCCTGGCGGCCTGCGCCAAGAAGGAGGAGCCGGCGGCTTCCGGAACGCCTGCCGGAAAGCCGGCCGATAAGCCGCTGACGGAGCTGACGGTCCTGCTCGACTGGTATCCGAATGCGGTTCACAGCTTCCTGTTTGCGGCGGAGGAGCAGGGCTACTTCAAGGAAGCCGGACTGAAGGTTAACCTGCAGACCCCGGCCGACACGAACGATGCGCTTAAGCTGCTCGCTGCCGACAAGGCCGATCTTGCCATCAGCTACCAGATGCAGGTGGCGCTGTCGCGCGCCGAGGGCATTCCGATCGTCTCCGTCGCCTCCATCGTCCGCCATCCGCTGAATCAGGTATTCGCAAGCGAGAAGAGCGGGATCAAGTCCGCCAAGGACCTGGCCGGGCATAAAGTCGGCTACCCGTCCTTCCCGATTGACCAGGATAAAGTGACCACCATGGTGAAGGCGGACGGGGGAGACCCGTCCAAGGTTCAATTCATCGACGTGGGCTACGACCTCATCCCGGCCATGACCACCGGCAAGGTTGACGCCATTATCGGCGGCTACATCAACCATGAGAAGCTGCTCCTCGAGAAAGAGGGCATCAAGCTGGTGGCCCTCGACCCGGCCAAGTTCGGGGTGCCGGACTATTACGAGCTTGTGCTCACGGCGAGCGAGAATGGGCTCAAATCCAAGGGCGATGCCATCAAGGCTTTCTGGCAGGCGGCCCGCAAAGGGCAGGAGTACACGGCCAAAAATCCGGACAAAGCCCTAAAGACCGTGCTCGACAAGCAAAACAAGGAATTCGAGCTGGATCCCGAGATCGAGAAGAAGAGCCTCCAGGTGCTTCTTCCGCTTATGGACAACGGCAAGGACAAATTCGGCTCCCAGACCGAAGCCTCCTGGCAGTCGGTCATCGACTGGATGAAGAAGAACGGCAGCCTGAAGGGGGACGTGAAGGCAGCCGACGCCTTCCGCAATTTGGAATAG